The genomic region AGGCCTTACGACCTACACCAGCGTACAGGAACATGTTCATGGACGCCTCGGCGGCGATGTCACCGGGACCGTCCGGACGCCACTCACCACACCCGACCAAACCGGGTTCCACCAGCTCGAAGCCGTCGAACAGCGCGCTGACCTGGGCGTGGTCGCGCATGTGCATCTGGTCGGCGCTGCTGCTGCGGTTCACCACGTCGGCGGCCTTGTCGACGTTGTCGCCGATCTGGTCCTTGGCGACGTGCGTCATCACGACGAAGCTCCCGGCGGGCAGGGCGTCGCGGTAGCCGGCGACGAGCTTCCGCGGGTCGTCGGAGTCGGGCACCCAGTGCAGCATGAGCAGCATCAACAGCCCGATCGGCTCGTCGAAGCGCAGCAGCCTGCCGACCTCCTCACTCGCCAGCACGGCCTCCGGATCGCGCATGTCGGCGTGCACGATGGCGGCGTTTTCGTTGTGAGACAACATGAGTTGACTGTGCGCGACGGCGACCGGGTCCTTGTCGACGTAGACGACACGCGCGGCGGGGTCGCGGTGCTGCGCCACCTCGTGCACGTTCGCGACGGTCGGGATGCCGGAACCGATGTCGAGGAACTGCCGAACTCCCTGGTCCATCAGGTAGTTCACCGCGCGACCGAGGAACCGCCGGTTGAGCCGCGCCACGCTGGGCAGGCCCGGCACCAGCTTCTCGATCTGCGATCCGACCGCGCGGTCGGCGGCGAAGTTGTGGGCGCCGCCGAGGATGTAGTCGTAGACGCGGGCCATGCTCGGGACGTCCATGTCGATGCCGAGCGGCACCCAGTCCTGGGTTTCTGCCACGGTGAACACCTCTTCGGTTCGTGGCGGTTCGGGGATGACGCACGAGCTTAGTCACCCGAGCGCGCACGGCGTTGAACCATCGGAGTGACACCGAACCACCCGTTCAGGCACTGTCGTCTTCGCCCAAACGGCTCCTAGGGTGGTCCGTCCCCCCGTTCGGCTGATCCGTTGGAGTTGCCGATGCCCGTCCCGGTGGCACCACGCCGCTGGCCGTTGCTCGGGCACACCCCCGCGATGCTCGCCCGGCGCGCCGGGTTCACCGACGCGTTGTACGAGCACGGCGACGTGGTGCGCCTCGACCTCGGTCCGCTGCGCGCGTACTTCGTCACCGATCCCGCGCTCACGCACGAGGTTCTCGTCACGCAGGGCGCGAAGTTCCGCAAAGGCGCCATGTTCGACAAGTTCCAGCCGTACCTGGGAACCGGGCTGCTGCTGTCGAACGGCGAGCACCACCTGCGGCAACGGCGGATGATGCAGCCCGCGTTCCACCGCGACCGGATGGACGCCTACGCCACCACGATGGTCCGCGCGGCCACGGCGATGGCGGAGTCGTGGCAGCCCGGCGAGGTCCGGACCATCGAGAACGACATGCAGGAACTCGCGGTCACCATCGTCGGCGAGGCGCTTTTCTCGACGGAGATGGGACAACGTGCGGTCGCTGAGGTCCGCCGGTCGATCTTCACGGTCATCCAGCAGGGCATGGTCCGCGCGCTGTCGCCGTCGTTCGTCGAAAAGCTGCCGCTGCCGGGCAACCGGGAGTTCGACGCGGCCATCGCGCGGATGAAGGCCGTGGTGCTGCAGGTGATCGAGAGCTGGCGGGCGGACGGCACCGACCACGGTGACGTGCTGTCGATGTTGTTGCTGGCGCAGGACGGCGGCATCGGCATGTCCGACCAGCAGACCTACGACGAGGTCCTGACGTTGCTGACCGCGGGCATCGAGACGACCGCGATCGCGTTGGCGTGGGCGTTGTACGAGGTCGGCCGCAACCCGGAGATCGAACGGCGATTACACGAGGAGGTCGACGCGCTGGGCGGCCCCGCCACGTTCGCCGACCTGCCGCGCCTGCCCTACGCAGCGCAGATCGTGCAGGAAACCCTGCGCCACTACCCGATCTGGTTCGTGATGCGCCGAACGCTCGTCCCGGTCGACCTCGGTCCCGTGACCCTCCCGGCCGGCGCCGAGGTGATCGTCAGCCCGCACGCCCTGCACCACGACCCGCGTTCCTACCCCGCCCCGGCGCGCTTCGACCCGTCCCGCTGGACGCCGTCGTTCACCGCGGACCTGCCGCGCGGCGCGTTCGTCCCGTTCGGCGGCGGCAACCGCCAGTGTCTCGGCAACACCTTCGCCCAGACCGAGATCGTGCTGACCCTCGCGACCGTCGCCGCCCGCTGGCGGCTGGTCCCCACCCGTCCGGCGCGCGTGAAGTTCACGTCCGCCCCCTATCCCGACGGCCTGCTCATGAAAGCCGTCCCCCGCAACTAGTTGGAGGTAGTTCCCCCATGCGTTTCCGCCGGTTGTGCGCCGCGGCTCTGCTCGCCACCGGAACACTGCTGTTCCCCACCCCCGCCTCGGCCGCCGTGACGTGCCAGGACGTGAGCTTCCCCGTCCGCGTCGGCCTGACCCCGTTGATCACCAGCCAGGAGACGATGGCCGGCCGCCTCTGCACCCCCGGCCGCGCCACCACCGTGCAGGTCCTGATCCCCGGCGGCACCTACGACCGCTCCTACTGGGACGTCGGCTTCGAACCGTCCACCCACTCCTTCACGAAGGCCCAGAACGCCGCCGGCTTCGCCACCCTCGCGATCGACCGCCTGGGCACCGGCCGCAGCTCCAAACCGCTGAGCGCCCTCGTCACCGCCTCCACCCAGGCGAGCGCCGTCCACCAGGTCATCCAGGCGCTGAAACCCCGCTTCGGCAAGGTGATCGTCGGCGGCCACTCCATCGGCGCGGCCATGGCCATCATCGAGGCGGCCACCTACGGCGACGTCGACGGCGTCCTCGTCACCGGCTTCACCCACAAGATGAACTACATCACCGTGGTCCCGGTGCTCGCCAACATGGTCCCGGCGGGCCTGGACGTCGGCTACCTCACCACCATGCCGAACACCCGCTACAACTCGTTCCACAAACCGGGCCCGCTGATCCAGGGCGCGATCTCGTTCGACGAGAGGACGAAGTCCGTCTTCGCCGCCACCGAGGCCGTCGACACGATCCTGCTCAACACCGTCATCATCCCGGTGTCCCGGCGGATCGACGTCCCGGTGATGATCGCCGTCGGCAACGACACGCACTTCTGCAGCTCCGGCGTGCCGCTGATGGGCAGCGACTGCTCCTCACCCGCCGCCCTGGCCGCGGACGAGGGCACGTTCTTCCCGGCGGTGCCGCGCCTGGACACCTTCATCCTCAACGGGTACGGCCACTCCATCAACTACGCCCCGAACGCCCCGCAGTACCACGCGGCCGTCTCCTCCTGGGCCGCCCGGATCTGACGCGCCTGAGCCTAGAATCGCGAAATGGACGAAGAGATCCACGAGCGGATCCGCGACTTCATCAAGGCCATCCCGCGCGGACGCGTCGCCACCTACGGCGACATCGCAGATCTCGCCAAGGCCCCGTCGCCACGGCTGGTCGGCCGCATCCTCAACGAGGACGGGCACGACCTGCCGTGGCAACGCGTGCTGAAGGCGGACGGCACCTGTGCTCCGCACCTGCGGGAGACGCAGCTGCAGATGCTGCACGAGGAGGGGGTGCCGAACCTCGACGGGAAGGTGGACCTGCGGGAGTACCGGTGGGAGGACGCCCGGAAGGAAGAGCTGCCAGGCCTCTGGTAGCAGGCTGACGCAGGGGTCCCCTTCGCTGTTGGCTCCCCCGCGACCCACGCTGCTCAGCAGGTCTGACCGTTCCGGTAGGACGAGGCCGGGTCACGCCGACCTCCTGACCTCGCCCAAACCCTCGTAGTACCGCCGCACCAACGCCTCGGCGATCAGCGGGTGCGCTCCGACCGGCGCGGCCACCACGTCGGCCCCGCACCCGCTCACCAGGTCGTGGAACACCCCCGGCGCCAGCAACCACGAGGCGACGGCCACCCGCCGTCCGCGCCCGGCGACGGCGGCCACCACGTCCCCGATCCGCGGCGAAGCGGTGGCCGCGTACCCGACCGCCTCCGCGCCCAGCAGTCCCGCCGCCGCCGCACGTCCGCCAACGCCGCACGTCCGAAGACCCGGCGGCCGCCAGCACCACCGCATCTCCGCGCCGAACCCCGGCCTCGCGCAACCGGTCCCGCACCGCCGGCACCGCATCCACGCCCAGCGGCGGCGTCAGCACCACGTCAGGCCGCGAGCCGATCTGCTCGGGGATGTCCACCCGCACGTGGTACCCGGCAGCCAGGAACGCCGGCACGACAACACACGGTCCGTCCACAACGGACCGGACGTCCGGCTGGACGACGTCCGCGTAGGCGACCTCGACCGGCACGTCCACCGACTCCCGCACCAGCGCGGCGATGGACGAGCAGACCGACAACCCCGACGCGGAACGCGTGCCGTGGAACGCCAAGACCAGCTTCATGCAGGCTCCATCGCAAGTCGGTACCCACGCTTCACCACGGTGCACACCATCTGCGGCGCCCCCAACGCCGTCCGCAACCGCCCGATCGCGGTCTCCACGGCGTGCTCCTCACCACCGGAAGGCAATGCCGCCAACAGGTCCTGGCGCGACACCACCCGCCCGCGCGCCGCGACCAGGGTCCGCAGCACCGCCATCGGCGCCGGTGCGACGGGACGCAGCTCGCCGTCGACCACCACGGCCTGTGCCCGCATCTCCAGGTCCCGCGACGCGATTCGCAACCGGGTGGCCCGCGCGGGCAGCTCGACCGCCAGCTCGCGGACCATCGACCCGATCCGCGACCGGGCCGGCTGCACGACCGGGATGCCGGCCGCCACCAGCGGTCCTGCGGTGATCGCGCCCACACCGACCACCAGGACGTTGCGGCGCAACGCCTCCACCAGAGCCGGACGGCGGTCGCCTGCTGTCCGCAGCACCGAGGACGCCGCCGGAGCGCTCGTGAACGTCAAGGCGTCCACCTGGCCCGCCAGCACCGCCTCGACCAGCCGCTCCAGCGGGGCCGGGTCGACCGGTGGTTCCCAGCGGTAGACCGGGATCTCCACCACGTCGGCGCCCGCGGCCTGCAGCGAACCGACGAAGTCCGGGAGTGGTTCGCCGTGCAGCTGGACGGCGACGCGCTTGCCGGCGACGCCCATGCGCAGGAGGTACTGCAGGAGCTCTGCGTTCGACTCCGACGACGGTGACCACGTCTCGGTCAGGCCCGCCGCTCGGACGGCACCCTTCGCCTTCGGGCCGCGCGGGAGCACCACCGCTGACGACAACCCGCGCTGCAGTCGTGCACCCAGGCCCCAGCCCTCAGCTGCCTCGAACCAGCCGCGGAAACCGATCGCGGTGGTGGCCACGACCACGTCGACCGGGGCCGACAGCAGTTCGGTCGTCGCGGCCAGCAGGGAGGTGTCATCGGGCAGCGGCACGATGCGCAGCGCGGGGCCGTGCACCACCACGGCGCCCTTGCGCTCCAGCAGGGCGATCAGCTCGTCGGCACGGCGGGCGGCGGTGACGCCGATGGTGAAGCCGGCCAGGGGGCCGGTCACGTCAGCTCCACGACGCCGTCACGCACCCGCACCTCGTGCACGGCGACCGACACCTCCGGCGAGTCGAGGCACTTGCCGGTGGCCAGCTCGAAGGCCTGCTTGTAGACCGGGGAGACGACCACCGGGACGCCGCCGCGGTCGCCCAGGATGCCGCGGGAGAGCACGGCGGCGCCGCTGAACGGGTCGATGTTGTCCAGGGCGTGCAGGGTGCCGTCGGCGGTGAGGAACACGGCCACCTGCGAGCCGTCGGGGAGCAGGGCGGCGACACCCTGCTCCGGGCGCAGCAGGGCGAGGTCACAGACCACGGTCATCGCACTACCTCCGGAATGCCGAGCTGGACGGGGACGCGCTGGCCGCGTTCGGCGCGGAACGAGATCGACGGGTCGGGGGTACCGGGCGCGTTGACGAACGACGTGAAGCGCGCGAGCTTCTCCGGGTCCTCCAGCACGCCGCGCCACTCGTCGGCGTAGGAGCCGACGTGGGCCTCCATCGCGGCCTCCAGGTCGGCGCAGATGCCGAGCTTGTCGTCGACGACGACCTCACGCAGGTGGTCCAGGCCGCCGTCCAGGCCCTCCAGCCACACCGATGTGCGCTGCAACCGGTCGGCGGTGCGGATGTAGAACATCAGGAACCGGTCGATCGTGCGGATCAGCGTCTCGGTGTCCACATCGGACACCAGCAGGTCGGCGTGCCGGGGCGTGAAGCCGCCGTTGCCGCCGACGTAGAGGTTCCAGCCGTTCTCGGTGGCGATGATGCCGAAGTCCTTGCTGCGGGCCTCGGCGCACTCCCGCGCACACCCGGACACCGCGGACTTCAGCTTGTGCGGCGACCGCAGACCGCGGTAGCGCAGCTCCAGGTCGATCGCGAGCCCCACGGAGTCCTGCACGCCGTACCGGCACCAGGTCGTGCCGACGCAGGACTTCACCGTGCGCAACGCCTTGCCGTAGGCGTGCCCGGACTCGAACCCGGCGTCCACCAGCCGGCGCCAGATCTCCGGCAGCTGGTCGACCGTGGCACCGAACAGGTCGATCCGCTGACCACCGGTGATCTTGGTGTAGAGCCCGAAGTCGCGGGCCACCTCACCGATGACGATCAGCTTCTCCGGCGTGATCTCCCCGCCGGGAATGCGCGGCACGACCGAGTACGTGCCGTTGCGCTGCATGTTCGCCAGGAACCTGTCGTTGGTGTCCTGCAACGAGACCTGCGTCTCGCCGAGGATGTGCCCGTTGTTCAGCGACGCCAGGATCGAGGCCACCGCGGGCTTGCAGATGTCGCAGCCGCGCCCGCTGCCGTGCTTCTCGATCAACGCCGTGAACGTCGTGGTCCTGGTCGCGCGGGCGATCTCGAACAGCTCCGCCCGGGAACAGGTGAAGTGCTCGCACAACGCCTTGGACTGCTCGACACCGCAGTCGGTCAGCAGCTTCTTCAGCATCGGCACGCACGAACCGCAGCCCGTGCCCGCCTTCGTGCACGCCTTCAGCTCGGCGACGTCGCACGCCACACCCGACCCGATCGCGTCGGTGATCGTCTGCTTCGTCACCGCGTGGCACGAGCACACCTGGGCGTCCGCGGGCATCTCGACGTCGACCGCACCCCCGGGCTGCAGCAGCGCGGCCGGGACCTCCTTGCCCACCAACGGCCGCAGCGACGGGTACGAGGACGCGTCACCGACCAGCACGCCACCGAGCAGGGTCTTCGCGTCGTCCGACACCACGAGCTTGCTGTACGTGCCCGCGACCGCGTTGTTCACCACGACCTCGAGCGCGCCCTCGGTCGTGGCGTGCGCGTCACCGAACGACGCCACGTCCACGCCGAGCAGCTTCAGCTTCGTCGACACGTCCGCACCGGGGAACACCCGCGTGCCACCGGAGATCTGGTCCGCGACCACCTCGGCCATCGCGTAGCCGGGAGCGACGAGCCCGTACGTCACACCCTCGACCGCCGCGCACTCCCCGATCGCGAACACGTGCGGGTCGGCGGTGCGGCAGGCGGCGTCGACCAGGTACCCGCCGCGCGGTCCCAGCTCCAGCCCCAGATCGAGGTCCGTGCGCGGCCGGATGCCCGCGCTGAACACCACGACGTCGAGGTCCAGCTCGACACCGTTGGCCAGCTTGGCGATCAGCCGCGAGCCGTCGCGTTCGATGGAGGAGGCCGACGTCCCGGTGTGCACGGTCAGGTCGAGCTTCTCGACCAGCCGCTTCAGCAGCCCGGCGCCGCCCTCGTCGACCTGGATCGGCATCAGCCGCGGCGCGAGCTCCACGACGTGCGGCGAGACCCTCATGCCGCGCAACGCGTTCGCCGCCTCCAGCCCGAGCAGGCCACCACCGAGCACCATGCCGGAGTGCCGGCCGGGCCGGTCGGCCGCCGCGACCGTCGCCCGGATCTCGTCCAGGTCGTCGATCGTCCGGTAGACGTGGCAACCGGGCAGGTCCCGGCCGGGGACAGGGGGCACGAACGGCACCGAGCCGGTGGCCAGCACCAACGCGTCGTACGCGACCTCGATGCCGGAGGCGCCCACGACGACCCGGCGTTCCCGGTCGACGGAGACCGCCTTCTCGCCGAGCCGGAGCTCACAGCCGGACAGCGGCGCGAGCTCCAGGTCCGCCGAGTCCCAGGTGTCCACATAGGACGACAGCGCCACGCGGTCGTACGCGGGACGGGACTCCTCGCCGAACACCACGATCCGCCAGGACGACTCACGAAGGATCTCGACGAGCCGGTGGCCGACCATGCCGTTGCCGATCACGACCAAAGTCTGGGTCATCGGGCACTCCTCCTTCCGCCCGGTATGCTCACCGGGCGGCGTGTCATCCCAAGGTCCGCTACATTTCGCGGGTGTTAAAGGAAACTCTCGCCGCTGCTCAGAGCGGTGTGCGTCACACGCCCGCGTAGGCGAGCGAGGGCCGCGTCACGAAGACGTTGCGCCGCAGGTAGAACCACCACGTGGTGCCGAGGCAGAGCGCGTAGAACACCAGGATCGCGGTCAGCGCGGGCGTCAGGGTCTTCGAGCCCTCCAGCGAGAACTTGAAGACCAGGTTGACCAGCACGCCACCGGCAGCGCCGATCGCACCGGCGATGCCGACCACGGCGGCGGCCTGGCGCTTGGCCGACTTGTCGTCGTCCGACTGCGTGCGGAAGATCGCCGGGATCATCCGGTAGGTCGAGCCGTTGCCGACGCCCGCCAGCACGAACAGCGCGATGAACGAGCCGAAGAACAACCCGAAGTTCTTCATGTCGACGCTGACCATCACGCCGATCGTGCCGATCCCGAGCCCGACGAACGTGCCCAGCGTCACCTTCGCGCCACCGACCCGGTCGGCGAGCCACCCGCCCGCGGGCCGGGCGACCGAGCCGATCAGCGCGCCGAGGAACGCGAGCGCCACCCAGCCCTTGTAGTCCACGAAGCTGAGCTTGATCAGCGACGGGAACGCGAACGAGTAGCCGATGAACGACCCGAACGTGCCGATGTACAGGAACGACATCACCCAGGTGTGCTTGTTGGACAACGCGAGCCGGTACGACCGCCCGTCCGGCTTGGCCTGGGTGAGGCTGTTCATGAACGACCAGGCGCAGATCGTGGCGACCACGATGAACGGCATCCAGATCAGCGCCGCATAAGCCAGGTTGATCCCGGTGCCGACAGAGATGACGACCGGCACGACGAGCTGCGTGACCGCGACACCGAGGTTGCCGCCGGCCGCGTTCATGCCCAGCGCGAGACCCTTCTTGCCCTCCGGGTAGAAGAACGAGATGTTCGCCATCGACGACGAGAAGTTGCCGCCGCCCAAGCCCATCGCGGCCGAGGTGAGCAGGAAGAACCAGTACGGCGTGCCCGGCGTGGACACCGCGTGGGCGAGCATCGTGCACGGGATCAGCAGCAGCCCGGCGCTGATCGTCGTCCACAACCGGCCACCGAAGCGCGGCACCGCGAACGTGTACGGCACCCGCAGCACCGCGCCCACCAGGTTCGGCACGATCAACAGCCAGAACTGCTGGCCCACGCTGAAGTCGAACCCGACCGAGCCGAGGCTCACCACCACGATGCTCATGAGCACCCACACGCTGAACCCGAGGTTCTCGGCGAAGATGCTCAGCGCCAGGTTCTTGCGGGCGATCCGCTTGCCGGTGGACTCCCAGAACTCGGGCTTCTCCGGCTCCCAGTGGTCGATCCAGCTCATGTGCGTCCTCCGCGGAATCGGCGATTGCCGAACAACCTAAGAACCGGGCATTACCAAGGGGTTCTGCTCGATGACGGCGGCGGCAACTCCGCCGCACATCAGGCGGAAGCCGGTTGTGAGGCCCCCAGCCAGTCGAGCAGCCCGCACACCGCGTCCTTGCAGCCGCCACAGCCCGTGGTCGCGCGGGTGGCCTCCGCGAGCTGCGGCACCGTCTCCGCACCCGCCCGCCAGGCCGACACGATCTGTCCTTTGGAGACGGTGTTGCACCGGCAGATCACCGAGCTGGACGGCAGGTCCGCCGGTGACGCCGCTTCGGCGGGCAACGCCCGGCCCAGCAACAACGCCAGCCGGTCCGTCGGCGCGGGAATGCCGCGGTCGTAGAGCTGGGTGATCGTGGCGGCCGCGTCCGGCGCACCCAGCACGATCGCACCCGTGACCCGGTCGTCGCGCAGCACCAGCTTGGCGTAGCGGCCACGCGAAGGTTCCTGGAAGCACAGGACTTCCGAGTCCGGGCAGTCCACATCGACGTGCACGTCGCCCAGCGCCGCCAGGTCCACGTCACGCGCTTTCAACCGGGTCACCACGGACGTGCCGCTGTACCGCGCGGCCGGGTTCGCACCGGTCAGCCGGTCGGCGAGCACGGCCGCCTGGTCCCACGCGGGCTGCACCAGCCCGGACACCGTGCCGGGGTGCTGGGCGCAGTCGCCGATCGCGTGGATCCGCGGGTCGCTGGTGCGCAACGCGTCGTCCACCACGACCCCGCGGTCGACGGTGATCCCCGCTTCGACCGCCAGCGAGGTCTCGGCACGCACTCCCGCGGACACCACGACCAGTTCGGCGGGCACGTGCGTGCCGTCGTCGAGGACCAGGCCGTCACCGGGGAGGTACTTGGCGGCCAGCGAGTTCAGCCGGAACTCGATGCCGAGCTTGCCGAGCGTGCGGGCCAGCACACCGCCCGCGCCGGGGTCGAGCTGGCGTTCCATCAGGTGGCCGACCGGGTGCACGACCGTGACGAGACACCCTCGTCCGGCCAGCCCTCGGGCAGCCTCGATCCCCAGCAACCCGCCGCCCAGCACCACGACGGGCATGCCCTTCTGCGCCTTGGCCTCGATCTGCGCGCAGTCGTCCAGCGTGCGAAACGCGACCACGCCTTCCGCCAGCTCGCCGTCCTCCACCAGCCCTTCAGCCGGCGGCACCCACGGCACACTCCCCGTCGCCAGCACCAACGCGTCGTACGGAACGGTCACGCGGGAGTCCCCCGTGACCTCCAGGGGAACGCGGGACTCCCGCGTGACCTCCAGGGTGACGGTGCGGGCGGTGCGGTCGATGGCGAGAACCTCGTGGCCCAGGCGCAGGTCGATGTTGTGGTCGACTGCCCACTTGTCGTCGTGCAGGCGGGTCGCCGCGGGAGGCATCGACCCGGCGACCACGGTCGAGAGCAGCACGCGGTTGTACGCGGCGTGCGGCTCGGCTCCGATGACGGTGATGGAGATGTCCTGGTCACGGCGGCGCAGCTCGTCCGCCAACCGCGCGCCCGCCATGCCGTAGCCAACGATCACGACTCGTCGCATGCCCGCTCCAATCGCACCGCGCAGACCTTGAACTCGGGCATCCGGCTCGTGGGGTCGAGCGCGGGGTTGGTGAGCAGGTTCGCCCGCCCGTCACCGGGGAAGTGGAACGGCAGGAACACCGCGTCGACGCGCATGCTCGGCACGCACCGCACGGTGGCCGTGACACGACCCCTCCTGGACACGACGTGCGCGGGTTCGTCGGGAACCAGTCCCGCCCGCGCGGCCGTGTCGGGGTGCACCTCGACGTACATCTCGGGAACGGCCTTGAGCAGCTCGCCGATCCGCCTCGTCTGCGCACCCGACTGGTAGTGCTGCAGGACCCGCCCGGTGGTGGCCTGCAACGGGAACTCGGCGTCCGGCGGTTCCGCCGGGCCGGTGTGGTCGACCGGGACGAACCGCGCCAGGCCGTCGGCGTGGGCGAACCGGTCGAGGAAGAGCCTCGGGGTGCCGGGGTGGTCGGTCGAGGGCACCGGCCAGTGCAGCTGCTCGTCGTCGAGCCGCTCGTAGGTGATGCCGGAGTAGTCGGACAGGCCGCCTTCCGACGCCCTGCGCAGTTCTTCGAACGCCTCGCGCGGCTCCGTGGGGAAACCACCGACGCCGAGGCGGGACGCCAGGCCGTTGATCAGCTCCAGGTCGCTGCGCACGCCGGGCGGCGGGTCGAGTGCCTTGCGGCGCCGGATGACCCGGCCTTCGAGGTTGGTCATCGTGCCGTCCTCCTCGGCCCACTGGGTCACCGGGAACACGACATCGGCCATCGCGGCCGTCTCCGACATCACGAAGTCCGCGACCACCAGCAGGTCCAGCGCCTTCAACCGGTCCGCGACACCGGCCGCGCGCGGCGCCGAGACGACCGGGTTGCTGCCGAACACCAGCATCGCCTTGAGGTCGTCGGCGGTGAGCAGCTCGTAGGCGCTGCGGCCGGGTCCTGGCAGCTCGTCGACGCCCCAGACGTCCATGACGTGCGCGCGGGCCGCCGGGTCGTCGATCTTGCGGTAACCGGGCAGCTGGTCGGCCTTCTGGCCGTGCTCGCGGCCGCCCTGGCCGTTGCCCTGCCCGGTCAGGCAGCCGTACCCGGAGCCGGTCTTGCCCGGCAGCCCG from Lentzea guizhouensis harbors:
- a CDS encoding SAM-dependent methyltransferase; protein product: MDVPSMARVYDYILGGAHNFAADRAVGSQIEKLVPGLPSVARLNRRFLGRAVNYLMDQGVRQFLDIGSGIPTVANVHEVAQHRDPAARVVYVDKDPVAVAHSQLMLSHNENAAIVHADMRDPEAVLASEEVGRLLRFDEPIGLLMLLMLHWVPDSDDPRKLVAGYRDALPAGSFVVMTHVAKDQIGDNVDKAADVVNRSSSADQMHMRDHAQVSALFDGFELVEPGLVGCGEWRPDGPGDIAAEASMNMFLYAGVGRKA
- a CDS encoding cytochrome P450; its protein translation is MPVPVAPRRWPLLGHTPAMLARRAGFTDALYEHGDVVRLDLGPLRAYFVTDPALTHEVLVTQGAKFRKGAMFDKFQPYLGTGLLLSNGEHHLRQRRMMQPAFHRDRMDAYATTMVRAATAMAESWQPGEVRTIENDMQELAVTIVGEALFSTEMGQRAVAEVRRSIFTVIQQGMVRALSPSFVEKLPLPGNREFDAAIARMKAVVLQVIESWRADGTDHGDVLSMLLLAQDGGIGMSDQQTYDEVLTLLTAGIETTAIALAWALYEVGRNPEIERRLHEEVDALGGPATFADLPRLPYAAQIVQETLRHYPIWFVMRRTLVPVDLGPVTLPAGAEVIVSPHALHHDPRSYPAPARFDPSRWTPSFTADLPRGAFVPFGGGNRQCLGNTFAQTEIVLTLATVAARWRLVPTRPARVKFTSAPYPDGLLMKAVPRN
- a CDS encoding alpha/beta hydrolase translates to MRFRRLCAAALLATGTLLFPTPASAAVTCQDVSFPVRVGLTPLITSQETMAGRLCTPGRATTVQVLIPGGTYDRSYWDVGFEPSTHSFTKAQNAAGFATLAIDRLGTGRSSKPLSALVTASTQASAVHQVIQALKPRFGKVIVGGHSIGAAMAIIEAATYGDVDGVLVTGFTHKMNYITVVPVLANMVPAGLDVGYLTTMPNTRYNSFHKPGPLIQGAISFDERTKSVFAATEAVDTILLNTVIIPVSRRIDVPVMIAVGNDTHFCSSGVPLMGSDCSSPAALAADEGTFFPAVPRLDTFILNGYGHSINYAPNAPQYHAAVSSWAARI
- a CDS encoding MGMT family protein yields the protein MDEEIHERIRDFIKAIPRGRVATYGDIADLAKAPSPRLVGRILNEDGHDLPWQRVLKADGTCAPHLRETQLQMLHEEGVPNLDGKVDLREYRWEDARKEELPGLW
- a CDS encoding uroporphyrinogen-III synthase; this translates as MTGPLAGFTIGVTAARRADELIALLERKGAVVVHGPALRIVPLPDDTSLLAATTELLSAPVDVVVATTAIGFRGWFEAAEGWGLGARLQRGLSSAVVLPRGPKAKGAVRAAGLTETWSPSSESNAELLQYLLRMGVAGKRVAVQLHGEPLPDFVGSLQAAGADVVEIPVYRWEPPVDPAPLERLVEAVLAGQVDALTFTSAPAASSVLRTAGDRRPALVEALRRNVLVVGVGAITAGPLVAAGIPVVQPARSRIGSMVRELAVELPARATRLRIASRDLEMRAQAVVVDGELRPVAPAPMAVLRTLVAARGRVVSRQDLLAALPSGGEEHAVETAIGRLRTALGAPQMVCTVVKRGYRLAMEPA
- the nirD gene encoding nitrite reductase small subunit NirD; translated protein: MTVVCDLALLRPEQGVAALLPDGSQVAVFLTADGTLHALDNIDPFSGAAVLSRGILGDRGGVPVVVSPVYKQAFELATGKCLDSPEVSVAVHEVRVRDGVVELT
- the nirB gene encoding nitrite reductase large subunit NirB produces the protein MTQTLVVIGNGMVGHRLVEILRESSWRIVVFGEESRPAYDRVALSSYVDTWDSADLELAPLSGCELRLGEKAVSVDRERRVVVGASGIEVAYDALVLATGSVPFVPPVPGRDLPGCHVYRTIDDLDEIRATVAAADRPGRHSGMVLGGGLLGLEAANALRGMRVSPHVVELAPRLMPIQVDEGGAGLLKRLVEKLDLTVHTGTSASSIERDGSRLIAKLANGVELDLDVVVFSAGIRPRTDLDLGLELGPRGGYLVDAACRTADPHVFAIGECAAVEGVTYGLVAPGYAMAEVVADQISGGTRVFPGADVSTKLKLLGVDVASFGDAHATTEGALEVVVNNAVAGTYSKLVVSDDAKTLLGGVLVGDASSYPSLRPLVGKEVPAALLQPGGAVDVEMPADAQVCSCHAVTKQTITDAIGSGVACDVAELKACTKAGTGCGSCVPMLKKLLTDCGVEQSKALCEHFTCSRAELFEIARATRTTTFTALIEKHGSGRGCDICKPAVASILASLNNGHILGETQVSLQDTNDRFLANMQRNGTYSVVPRIPGGEITPEKLIVIGEVARDFGLYTKITGGQRIDLFGATVDQLPEIWRRLVDAGFESGHAYGKALRTVKSCVGTTWCRYGVQDSVGLAIDLELRYRGLRSPHKLKSAVSGCARECAEARSKDFGIIATENGWNLYVGGNGGFTPRHADLLVSDVDTETLIRTIDRFLMFYIRTADRLQRTSVWLEGLDGGLDHLREVVVDDKLGICADLEAAMEAHVGSYADEWRGVLEDPEKLARFTSFVNAPGTPDPSISFRAERGQRVPVQLGIPEVVR
- a CDS encoding MFS transporter; translation: MSWIDHWEPEKPEFWESTGKRIARKNLALSIFAENLGFSVWVLMSIVVVSLGSVGFDFSVGQQFWLLIVPNLVGAVLRVPYTFAVPRFGGRLWTTISAGLLLIPCTMLAHAVSTPGTPYWFFLLTSAAMGLGGGNFSSSMANISFFYPEGKKGLALGMNAAGGNLGVAVTQLVVPVVISVGTGINLAYAALIWMPFIVVATICAWSFMNSLTQAKPDGRSYRLALSNKHTWVMSFLYIGTFGSFIGYSFAFPSLIKLSFVDYKGWVALAFLGALIGSVARPAGGWLADRVGGAKVTLGTFVGLGIGTIGVMVSVDMKNFGLFFGSFIALFVLAGVGNGSTYRMIPAIFRTQSDDDKSAKRQAAAVVGIAGAIGAAGGVLVNLVFKFSLEGSKTLTPALTAILVFYALCLGTTWWFYLRRNVFVTRPSLAYAGV